Part of the Rhodothermus bifroesti genome, TTGATGCGCTCTATGGGGCGCTTTATGCGCAGGAGACCTTTCGGCCTTCGGTGTTTTGGACGCTGCAGGGTGGGTTACGGCTGAGCTATTTCGGCCGCGGGCAATACTTTCGCCTGGAGCCGCGGCTTTCGGCCGAGTATCGCCCCCGTGCTAATGTGCGCTTGCAGGCAGGTTATGGGCGGTACTATCAATACCTGACGTTGATTACCAGTGAGTTCATCACAGCTTTCGATGTATGGCTTACGGTCGACCGGGGCGTGCGGCCTGCTTGGGGCGATCAGTTCAGCATGGGCGTCAAATGGGAACCGAGGTTGGGGTGGAATGCCGAGCTGGAGGCCTATTACCGCACGATGTGGGACCTTTTTGAGTTTGATCCGTTTTTGCCCGATGTGGACGGCCGGGCTTATCGTGAGTTGTTTCGCTTTGGCGACGGGTATGCCTACGGTGTGGAAATGCTGCTAGAGCGCTCTGTGGGGCGCTTGCGCGGCCTTTTGGGCTACACGTGGGGACGCACGCGGCGCCGCTTTCCTGGAATCAATCTGGATGCTCGGGGCCGTCCACAATACTACGCGCCTAAGTATGATCGCACGCACGACCTGAGTCTGGTGCTTAGCTATGACCTTTCGTCTCACTGGCGGCTTTCGACGGTTTTTACGTATGCGACTGGACAGGCCTATACCGAACCGTCCGGCCAGTATCGGTTGGTGCATGATCCCTTTGGGGCCGACACGCGTAACGTGGTGCTCACGCCGGGATATAACAATGCCCGCTTGTCCGCTTATCATCGGCTGGATATTGGCTTAACGCGGCGCGGGCGCTTTTTGGGGATTGGGGATTATGAGCTGCAGCTCCAGGTGCTGAACGCGTATGCGCGCCGCAACCTATGGTTTTACTTTTTTGAGTTTACGCGCGAGGGTACCGTAAAGCGGAATGAGATTCCCCAGATTCCGATTCCGCTACCTAACCTATCCCTAACTGTACGTTTTTGAAGCTATGCGTCGTCTGGGACTGTGGTGGCTCTGGGGGCTTTTGGGGTGGACCGCCTGCGACCTGGTAGCTCCTGCCCAGTTTACCCCCGAGTATGTGGTCGAGTCGTATCAGATCGCCAATGAGCCGTTGCAGCCGGTCTGGCTAAGCCGCACTTTGGCGATCGATGGCATCTACCGTGTGGATTCGCTGGCTGTTCGTGGGGCTCAGGTGCGTGTGCTGCTACTCGACGCGCAAGGACAGCCCGAAGAAGCCTATGATTTCGAAGAGCTCACGGATGTAGCGGGCTGCTATGTGCCGGCTTTAGCCTACCGCAACGTTTACGTTCAGCCTTTGCGCACCTACCGCCTGGAGGCCCGTATGCCCGATGGTGCGCTGCTTACCGCCGAGACATTGGTGCCCGACACGTTTCGCATTGTAGGGGCCAACTTGGATTCCGTACGCTACCAGAGCGAAGTTCGACTAGAGTTGCGCGTTACGCGTAGCTTTTATCCGGGTCGCCAAGCCGTCTACATCTTGACCACAGAAGCTTTGGAGCCTACAGAAGCAAACCTAACCCCAATAGGGCGGGCGCTCTACGAAGACAGCACCTTTACGCTGGAAGAGCTGCGCGTCAGTGGTTCTCCCATTCTCAACGAGGCAAACTACACCGAGCAGCCTGATGGCACCCTGCTGCTGCGTTTGCCTTGGCTGGCTATTGTCTTTTACGGCCCTACCCGGGTAACGCTTAGTGCGCTGGACAATAACCTGTACGACCTGATTCGCACGCAAAGCGTGCAGCAAGGGGGCTCAACGCTTTCTCCAGGCGAAATCCCCCCGGTTTTGGAACATGTCCGCGGTGGGCGGGGTGTTTTTGGCAGCTATGCCCGCGTGCAATACACTGTTGTCATTACCCGATAGACATAGGGCTTGGGACAAGCGGTTCACCAATGCTGAGAAACAGTGCGACTGATTGTAGCAGCCAATCGAGCTCCCCTGCGCTACACTGCTGATGAAGGTTGGCTGCCGGCTATTGGCGGACTAGCTACCGCACTGCTGCCTGTACTGCAAGCGCAAGGCGGTGCTTGGGTAGCGATGAAAGACCAAGCAGACCTTCCAGAGCTCCAGCCTTATCCTAAAGATAACCCTGATTTTGTTGTCCATTACGTGCCCTTAAGCACCCGCGAGCGGGAGCAGTACTACAATGGCATGGCCAACCGGATGCTATGGCCGCTGTGCCATTACATGGTTCATCATCTGCGGCTGCGGCGTTCCTATATGGAAGCTTACCGCGCAGTGAATCAGCGCTTTGCTACAACGGTGATCCAATCCTATCAGCCCGGAGATGTCATCTGGGTGCATGATTATCACCTCATGCTAGTGCCGGGGTTGGTGCGCCGTGCTGTGCCTGAGGCCGTTATTGCGCATTTTTGGCATATCCCGTGGCCGGCCATGGAAGTCTACCGCATTCTTCCTTGGTCGCGGGAGCTACTGCAAGGTATGCTAGCTTGCCAGGTGGTAGGATTTCACGTCGAAGAATACGTAGAAAACTTTCTAGAAAGTGCGCGCTACTTGCTGGGGGCGCGCATTGAAGGGAATCGGGTGTTGTGGGAAGGGCGGGAGGTGCGCGTTGAGGCCCATCCCTTAGGGGTAGACATCGCACATTTTGAACAAATGGCGCAAAGCGAGGCTGTCCAGCAAAAAGCCCAGCAGCTGCGTGAGGAAATTGGTACCGAGTGGCTGATGCTTGGCGTAGACCGGCTAGACTACACCAAGGGCATTCGTGCCCGACTTTTGGCCTTTGAGCGCTTTTTAGAGATGTATCCGGAATATCATGGCCGCGTCAGCTTTTACCAAGTTGCTACGCCAAGTCGGACGCAGGTAACCTCTTACCAGCAGCTTAAGCGCGAAGTCGACGAAGTGGTGGGACGCATTAACGGGCAATTTGGGCGGGTCGACTGGACGCCCGTGCATTATCGCTACCGCACCTATACCCAGGAAGAGTTATGTGTCTTTTACCGTGCAGCCGATGTGGCTTGCATTACCCCGCTTCGCGACGGGATGAACTTGGTGGCCCAGGAGTTTATCGCCGCTAGCCAGGGGGGCACTTTGATTCTTTCGGAGCTCACGGGGGCTTCGCATGTGCTTCGCGAAGCCGTGTTGGTAAATCCTTACGACGTAGACGGCTTGGCATCGGCTATGCGTATGGCCCTAGAAATGCCAATAGAAGAACGCATGGAGCGTTTTCGTTGTCTGAAGCGAAGTGTGCAAGCGTTAGATGTGCACCGCTGGGCTGCACGCTTTTTTGAAACCTTTACTGCTATGGCGCAAGGGTAACTTATGTGTCGTCCGCCACAGGTCGAAAAGCCATTATTTTTTCTAGACTACGACGGTACCTTAGCTCCTTTTTCTCCTGATCCCAAGTGGGCGTGGCCGCACCCGGTTGTGCCTGGATTGCTTACGCAGCTGGCCGAGCGATATCCGGTATGGATTGTCACTGGGCGACAACTTGAAGATTTAGATCGTTTGTTGCCCGTGGACCTGCCGGCAATCGGATTACATGGCTTGCAGGAGGGGCGTATTGGAGGGCCTAAGTCGTTCACAGTTTCGGATGCGCTGCGGCAACTGTTCAGCACGTTGCGGCAGCAGGTGCCCAAGGTTCCCGGACTTTGGGTTGAAGATAAGGGCCCTACCTTTGCGCTGCATTACCGGCAGGCGTCAGATGAAGCCGCGGTGCTTGCGGCACTCGAGCCCTGGCTGGCGATGGTGCCGGACACCCTAGCCATTATTCGGGGTAAGAAGGTGATAGAACTGCGTCCGCGTGCAGTCCATAAGGGTACCGCTGTGCTTTCGGTAGTCCGCAGTTTTCCCGATCATGTGCCGGTCTACCTCGGAGACGACGCGACCGATGAAGATGCATTTCGCGCCTTAGCCGAACGTGGCCTTACAATCAAGATAGGTGAGGGTCCGACGGCTGCGCAGTATCGCCTGCCAAGCATTGAGGCTGCAGTGGCGTATTTACAAAGCTATGTGTTTACCAGCCCTCGTGCAAACGCTGGATTTCCTGGAGGCGAAAAACCGCGTTAATTAGGCCTAAGTGGCTAAAGCCTTGGGGAAAGTTACCGAGCAGCTGCTGGGTTTCGGGGTGGACTTCTTCGGCGTAGAGCCCAAGGGGGGATTGCAAGCCAAGCAGGCGGTCTAAGGCGATGCGGGCTCGCTGCAGCTGGCCAGAGAGGGCAAGTACTTCCACAAGCCAAAACGAGGGCAGCAGAAAGGCGCCCTCAGGGCCTTCGATGCCATCGTCGTTCAGGTAGCGATAAAGCAAGGGGAAGGGACCTGCAGCCAGCCTTTCGAGGCAGCGTTGGAGTGTTTGCTGCACGCGCTCGTCGCTAGCAGGTAGAAATCCTACCAGCGGCATGATGAGTAGCGAGGCATCCAGGGCTTCGCTGCCGTAATACTGGGTAAAAGCACCGACTTTAGGATTCCAGGCCTTTGTGAGCACCTCTCGTCGTATTTTCGCGGCTTCGCGTTGCCATACGTCGACAGGGGCATCAGCAGCGCCTAAGCGGCGCGCCAGCTGCGTTGCGCGCGTTAGCGCAACCCAAGCCCAGACCTTGGAATAGGTATAATGAAACGCGCCGCTGCGGGCTTCCCAAATGCCAGAATCTGGCTCACGCCAGCGCTGCCGTACCTCTTCCGTCAAAGCTTGCAGCCGTTCCCATTCTATAATGGTAAGTGCACCGCCTTGTTGGTCGTAGCGCAGCGCGGCGTCGAGCAGACTGCCGTAAATGTCCAGCTGAAATTGCTCTACAGCCTCGTTACCAATGCGTACCGGTTGCGAGTCCAGATACCCACGCAAAGGGAGCGTGCGTTCAGGGAGATAACGCTCACCGCGAATGCCGTAGAGCACCTGGAGTGGCCCGCCTTCCAACACCTGTCCTAGCAGCCAATCGAGATAGGCCGTTCCTTCTTCAATGTAGCCTGCCTGAAACAATGCCCGCAAAATGAATGCAGAGTCGCGCACCCAAGAAAAGCGGTAATCCCAATTCCGTGGTCCGCCAGGCCATTCGGGCAGCGAGGTGGTGGGAGCTGCGATAATCGCTCCTGTAGGCTCATAGATCAACAACTTCAGCGTTAGTAAACTGCGCTCTACAGCATCCCGATAGCGTCCGTGATAGCTAAGGCGATCGATCCAGTTACGCCAGAAGGTACGTACTTGCCATAGCCGTCGGTCTCCTTGATAGATGGCCACCGGGTGAACCTGCGTTGCGCCCCAATCAGCCACAAGGTACGTGTCTTGTCCTTCTTCTAAGCAGACCTGTCCAATGGCGTAGTCATCCCAAATTTCTAAAGGTACTTCGGTAGAGAGGGCTATCGTCTCTTTTTCTGTGCTGGCCAATACGCCGTATGGTGAGGATGTGAGGGATGGAATTTGCGAGCCGTAGTCGAAGCGGGGAGCAAAGTAGATTGTAAGTTCTACGCGGCCTGCGACGCCTTCAAGGCGCCGGTAGATCTCTGCTGTGGGCGTTTTGCGGCGGGGAATGAAGGGCATAAAGTCCCGCACGCGTACGGTACCCTTCGGTGTTGTGAATTCCGTCACCAGTACATTAGTGCCTCGCTCGTAGCGCTGCGTTGCCTGAAAGGGTTCTGTAGGGCAAACGGCAAAGCAGCCAGCCCGAGGATCGAGCAAGGCTGCAAATTGGGCTGGGCTGTCAAAGTCCGGAAGGCAAGCCCAGTCGATAGCGCCATCGGCGCCAACCAGAACGGCTGTGCGACTGTCGCCAATCAGACCATAGGCTTCTAAGGGCTTAAATGTAGGAAGCTTCTGAGGATCAAAAGAAAACGTGCTCATGCACAGCCATGGCTATGAACTTTTGGAGAAAGCCTTTAGTTACTATAGACAATTCGAGGGTGTTCAACATAGAAAATTTTGCAATCAACGATGCCTGCCTATGCGCATCCTGAAGTGCTGGTCTCAACCGATTGGGTAGCTGAGCACCTCCAGGATACCGAAAACATCCGTATCGTGGAGTCAGACGAAGACGTGTTGCTCTATGAGACGGGCCATATCCCCAATGCGGTAAAGATTGACTGGCTGCAGGACTTACAGGATCCGGTTATTCGAGACTTCGTCAGCAAGGAGCGGTTTGAAGCGCTGTGTGCTTCGCGGGGCATTGCCAACGACACTACGGTTGTCTTTTATGGAGACAAAAACAACTGGTGGGCTTGCTATGCATTCTGGGTATTTAAGCTTTTTGGGCACGAAAAATGTCTGATCATGGATGGAGGGCGCCAGAAGTGGCTTGCCGAAGGCCGACCGTTGACGCGTCAGGTGCCCGTGTTTCCACGCACGACTTATCAGGCTAAGGATCCTGACCTTTCGATTCGCGCATTTCGCAACGAAGTGCTGACCCATGTACAGGCAGGCAAACCGCTGATCGACGTGCGTTCGCCGGCAGAATATCGTGGCGAGCTGACGCATGCACCGGACTACCCTCAGGAAGGGGCATTGCGTGCAGGCCACATTCCCGGTGCCAAGAACGTTCCCTGGAGC contains:
- a CDS encoding DUF4249 family protein, with the translated sequence MRRLGLWWLWGLLGWTACDLVAPAQFTPEYVVESYQIANEPLQPVWLSRTLAIDGIYRVDSLAVRGAQVRVLLLDAQGQPEEAYDFEELTDVAGCYVPALAYRNVYVQPLRTYRLEARMPDGALLTAETLVPDTFRIVGANLDSVRYQSEVRLELRVTRSFYPGRQAVYILTTEALEPTEANLTPIGRALYEDSTFTLEELRVSGSPILNEANYTEQPDGTLLLRLPWLAIVFYGPTRVTLSALDNNLYDLIRTQSVQQGGSTLSPGEIPPVLEHVRGGRGVFGSYARVQYTVVITR
- a CDS encoding alpha,alpha-trehalose-phosphate synthase (UDP-forming), which produces MRLIVAANRAPLRYTADEGWLPAIGGLATALLPVLQAQGGAWVAMKDQADLPELQPYPKDNPDFVVHYVPLSTREREQYYNGMANRMLWPLCHYMVHHLRLRRSYMEAYRAVNQRFATTVIQSYQPGDVIWVHDYHLMLVPGLVRRAVPEAVIAHFWHIPWPAMEVYRILPWSRELLQGMLACQVVGFHVEEYVENFLESARYLLGARIEGNRVLWEGREVRVEAHPLGVDIAHFEQMAQSEAVQQKAQQLREEIGTEWLMLGVDRLDYTKGIRARLLAFERFLEMYPEYHGRVSFYQVATPSRTQVTSYQQLKREVDEVVGRINGQFGRVDWTPVHYRYRTYTQEELCVFYRAADVACITPLRDGMNLVAQEFIAASQGGTLILSELTGASHVLREAVLVNPYDVDGLASAMRMALEMPIEERMERFRCLKRSVQALDVHRWAARFFETFTAMAQG
- the otsB gene encoding trehalose-phosphatase yields the protein MCRPPQVEKPLFFLDYDGTLAPFSPDPKWAWPHPVVPGLLTQLAERYPVWIVTGRQLEDLDRLLPVDLPAIGLHGLQEGRIGGPKSFTVSDALRQLFSTLRQQVPKVPGLWVEDKGPTFALHYRQASDEAAVLAALEPWLAMVPDTLAIIRGKKVIELRPRAVHKGTAVLSVVRSFPDHVPVYLGDDATDEDAFRALAERGLTIKIGEGPTAAQYRLPSIEAAVAYLQSYVFTSPRANAGFPGGEKPR
- a CDS encoding glycoside hydrolase family 15 protein, which translates into the protein MSTFSFDPQKLPTFKPLEAYGLIGDSRTAVLVGADGAIDWACLPDFDSPAQFAALLDPRAGCFAVCPTEPFQATQRYERGTNVLVTEFTTPKGTVRVRDFMPFIPRRKTPTAEIYRRLEGVAGRVELTIYFAPRFDYGSQIPSLTSSPYGVLASTEKETIALSTEVPLEIWDDYAIGQVCLEEGQDTYLVADWGATQVHPVAIYQGDRRLWQVRTFWRNWIDRLSYHGRYRDAVERSLLTLKLLIYEPTGAIIAAPTTSLPEWPGGPRNWDYRFSWVRDSAFILRALFQAGYIEEGTAYLDWLLGQVLEGGPLQVLYGIRGERYLPERTLPLRGYLDSQPVRIGNEAVEQFQLDIYGSLLDAALRYDQQGGALTIIEWERLQALTEEVRQRWREPDSGIWEARSGAFHYTYSKVWAWVALTRATQLARRLGAADAPVDVWQREAAKIRREVLTKAWNPKVGAFTQYYGSEALDASLLIMPLVGFLPASDERVQQTLQRCLERLAAGPFPLLYRYLNDDGIEGPEGAFLLPSFWLVEVLALSGQLQRARIALDRLLGLQSPLGLYAEEVHPETQQLLGNFPQGFSHLGLINAVFRLQEIQRLHEGW
- a CDS encoding sulfurtransferase, producing MPAYAHPEVLVSTDWVAEHLQDTENIRIVESDEDVLLYETGHIPNAVKIDWLQDLQDPVIRDFVSKERFEALCASRGIANDTTVVFYGDKNNWWACYAFWVFKLFGHEKCLIMDGGRQKWLAEGRPLTRQVPVFPRTTYQAKDPDLSIRAFRNEVLTHVQAGKPLIDVRSPAEYRGELTHAPDYPQEGALRAGHIPGAKNVPWSLAVQEDGTFKPRKALERIYLKEKGLKPSDEVIAYCRIGERSSHTWFVLKYLLGFERVKNYDGSWTEWGNLVGVPIEQGDPEARK